The Manis javanica isolate MJ-LG chromosome 4, MJ_LKY, whole genome shotgun sequence genome contains a region encoding:
- the ZNF362 gene encoding zinc finger protein 362 isoform X3, whose product MSRSSPSGKGHSRMAEPRFNNPYFWPPPPTMPSQLDNLVLINKIKEQLMAEKIRPPHLPPTSASSQQPLLVPPAPAESSQAVMSLPKLQQVPGLHPQAVPQPDVALHARPATSTVTGLGLSSRTPAVSTSESSAGTGTSTPSTPTTTSQSRLIASSPTLISGITSPPLLDSIKTIQGHGLLGTPKSERGRKKIKAENPGGPPVLVVPYPILASGETAKEGKTYRCKVCPLTFFTKSEMQIHSKSHTEAKPHKCPHCSKSFANASYLAQHLRIHLGVKPYHCSYCDKSFRQLSHLQQHTRLWGVIHRFDSKKEMTAREGISLYFSFLYLLRHGFDHISLFQQFSDSRHNFDFCKLGQFYVHRCM is encoded by the exons atgagtagaagTTCACCAAGTGGGAAAGGACACTCTAG GATGGCCGAGCCTCGATTTAACAACCCCTACTTCTGGCCCCCTCCTCCCACCATGCCCAGCCAG CTGGACAACCTGGTGCTGATTAACAAGATCAAGGAGCAGCTGATGGCCGAGAAGATCCGGCCGCCTCACCTGCCGCCCACGTCGGCATCGTCGCAGCAGCCGCTGCTAGTGCCGCCGGCGCCGGCCGAGAGCAGCCAGGCCGTCATGTCGCTGCCGAAGCTGCAGCAGGTGCCGGGGCTACACCCGCAGGCCGTGCCGCAGCCCGACGTGGCGCTGCACGCGCGGCCGGCCACCAGCACCGTGACGG GTCTGGGGCTCTCCTCGCGGACCCCGGCAGTGAGCACATCTGAGTCGAGCGCCGGCACCGGTACCAGCACCCCGtccacacccaccaccaccagccaGAGCCGCCTCATCGCCTCGTCCCCCACCCTCATCTCAGGGATCACCAGCCCCCCCCTCCTGGACTCCATCAAGACAATCCAGGGCCACGGCCTGCTTGGCACCCCCAAGTCCGAGCGCGGCCGCAAAAAGATCAAGGCGGAGAACCCAGGAGGGCCGCCTGTCCTCGTTGTCCCCTACCCCATCCTGGCCTCGGGCGAGACTGCCAAGGAGGGCAAGACATACAG GTGTAAGGTCTGCCCGCTGACCTTTTTCACCAAGTCCGAGATGCAGATCCACTCCAAGTCGCACACAGAGGCCAAGCCCCACAAGTGCCCGCACTGCTCCAAGTCCTTTGCCAATGCCTCCTACCTGGCCCAGCACCTGCGCATCCACCTGGGCGTGAAGCCCTACCACTGCTCCTACTGTGACAAGTCCTTCCGACAGCTCTCCCACCTCCAGCAGCACACCAG ACTTTGGGGTGTGATACATCGGTTTGATAGTAAGAAGGAAATGACAGCAAGAGAAGGCATCAGCCTGTACTTCTCATTCTTATACCTCCTAAGGCATGGATTTGACCACATAAGTTTGTTTCAGCAATTTTCTGACTCCCGTCACAACTTTGATTTTTGTAAGTTGGGCCAGTTTTATGTACACAGGTGTATGTAA